The following proteins are encoded in a genomic region of Rudaeicoccus suwonensis:
- a CDS encoding restriction endonuclease subunit S, which produces MTPDIDKSSWKRVVFGDVIESITDRVDDPSAAGVDRYVGLEHLDPGAMTVRRWDTPDKVAAQKLRFQSGDVIFGRRRAYQKKVALAEFEGICSAHALVLRACADSMYPDFLPVFLSSDYFLDRAVAISVGSLSPTVNWRDLKVQEFDLPPLDEQKRIADLLWAIERHRMAVIDTEVPLTRCQTPLMEIEATSYVTVGDVVLTARSGATPRRSNKAYYGGEIPWLKSGEVTGDGLHATAESISADGLENSAAWLVPTGAVVVAMYGDGKTRGQVGRIARPMSTNQAVLALVADESKVDPDFLYCWLRSRQEELRGKGVGAAQKNLSKGLVTSEPFPDLPVQDQSSAVAQVIAIDQARDQLRSEADELAELRVSFLAEIFGGN; this is translated from the coding sequence GTGACTCCTGATATCGACAAGTCGAGTTGGAAGCGAGTCGTGTTCGGCGACGTCATTGAAAGCATCACCGATCGTGTCGACGACCCGTCGGCAGCTGGGGTTGATCGTTACGTCGGGTTGGAGCACCTCGACCCAGGGGCCATGACTGTCCGGCGCTGGGACACACCGGACAAGGTCGCCGCGCAGAAGCTGCGCTTTCAGAGCGGTGACGTGATTTTCGGTAGGCGCCGCGCGTACCAGAAGAAGGTCGCGCTTGCGGAGTTCGAAGGCATCTGCTCCGCGCATGCACTCGTGCTTCGCGCTTGCGCCGACTCCATGTACCCGGACTTCCTGCCCGTGTTCTTGTCGAGCGACTACTTCCTCGACCGTGCCGTCGCCATTTCGGTTGGCTCGCTGTCACCAACCGTGAACTGGCGCGACCTCAAGGTTCAGGAATTTGACCTCCCACCCCTCGACGAGCAGAAGCGCATCGCCGACCTCCTCTGGGCCATCGAGCGCCACCGGATGGCAGTGATCGACACCGAAGTGCCACTCACCAGATGCCAAACACCGCTCATGGAAATTGAGGCGACTTCGTACGTCACGGTTGGCGACGTTGTGCTGACTGCCAGGAGTGGCGCGACTCCTCGGCGTTCCAACAAGGCCTACTACGGAGGAGAGATCCCATGGCTGAAGTCGGGAGAGGTCACAGGGGATGGGCTTCACGCCACCGCTGAGTCGATCTCTGCAGACGGGCTTGAGAACTCCGCAGCGTGGTTGGTACCGACTGGCGCCGTGGTCGTCGCCATGTACGGAGACGGTAAGACGCGCGGTCAGGTCGGACGGATTGCGAGGCCCATGAGCACGAATCAGGCAGTCCTGGCCCTCGTCGCCGACGAGTCCAAGGTCGACCCAGACTTCTTATACTGCTGGCTCCGTTCACGGCAGGAGGAACTGAGGGGTAAGGGCGTCGGCGCAGCTCAGAAGAATCTGTCAAAGGGCCTCGTCACGTCTGAACCATTTCCAGACTTGCCCGTGCAGGACCAGTCGTCAGCGGTTGCTCAAGTCATCGCGATCGACCAAGCGCGGGACCAATTGCGCTCGGAAGCTGACGAACTCGCAGAGCTACGGGTGTCGTTTCTTGCGGAGATATTTGGGGGCAACTGA
- a CDS encoding type I restriction endonuclease subunit R, producing MAQFNEANSVRDFVRDVVRSSDVHFVPGSELPRRLDEVLLEGALKEALIRLNPEIESEPAKADEVIYNLRAILLSARTTPHPVVANEELMTWLTGQKSMPFGANGEHTTVRLIDYDHLDDNSSNQWMVSTEVTFKLGRLEKRFDLVLWCNGFPLVVGEAKTPIRPAYTWIDAAAQIHDDYEQSIPQFFVPNVFSFATEGKDFRYGTVGMPVELWGPWREDTTDENAPAKIGLVTVREAVEGVLNPRAVLEFVRFFTLYATDKKHRKIKIIARFQQFQATNLIVERVLLGKVKQGLIWHFQGSGKSLLMVFTALKLRAMAELTNPTILIVVDRIDLDTQITGTFNASDVPGLVSTDSRAQLQNLLSQRARKIIITTIHKFGEAPGVLDDRQNIIAMVDEAHRTQEGDYGQKMRQALPNAFLFGLTGTPINKRDRNTFMWFGAPEDAGGYLSRYTFHDSIRDGATLPLHFEPRLSELHIDQEAIDAAFDELATEERLSESDKIALSKKAASIEVLIKTPSRIAKIAADIAEHFRAKVEPLGLKAQVVVYDKASCVAYKTELDRHLGPDVSTIVMSKSRGGSPDWAPWTPGADELEQVLARFNDPADPLKVIIVTSKLLTGFDAPILFCQYLDKPLKEHTLLQAITRTNRVYPPDKTHGLIVDYLGIFDDVAKSLAFDEKSVQQVISNIEELKKQLALTMETALSFFPGVDRTIGGYEGLVQAQSAIADETTKDAFGLAYSVVSQLWEALSPDPMLAPYRDDYRWLTDVYESVRPSDISGRLVWHALGAKTIDLINEHVQVEIPQGDETIVLDAQTIEDLMTGKRQDVPVEEIEKQITARIARHLNNPVFIELGQRLNALRDKYADIQQSSLEFLRELLELARDTVAAEKEANDVPPEEKGRAALTDLFEALKGEHTPIIVSNVVDRIDEVVRAVRFEGWQSTIRGDQEVRQALRKTLYVQFKIRDNDVFEKALKYIREYY from the coding sequence ATGGCGCAGTTCAACGAGGCGAATTCAGTGCGCGATTTCGTGCGGGACGTGGTCAGGTCGAGCGATGTTCATTTCGTTCCGGGCAGCGAGTTGCCACGTCGTCTGGACGAGGTGCTTTTGGAGGGAGCTCTCAAGGAGGCGCTGATCCGGCTGAATCCGGAGATCGAGTCCGAGCCGGCGAAGGCCGACGAGGTGATCTACAACCTGCGAGCGATCTTGTTGTCGGCTCGCACGACACCGCATCCGGTGGTGGCCAACGAGGAGTTGATGACTTGGTTGACGGGTCAGAAGTCGATGCCGTTCGGAGCGAACGGTGAGCACACCACCGTTCGTCTGATCGACTACGACCACCTTGACGACAACTCGTCAAACCAATGGATGGTGTCGACGGAGGTGACGTTCAAGCTTGGCCGGTTGGAGAAGCGGTTCGACTTGGTGTTGTGGTGCAACGGGTTCCCGCTGGTGGTCGGTGAGGCGAAGACGCCGATCCGGCCGGCATACACATGGATCGACGCTGCAGCCCAGATTCACGACGACTACGAGCAGAGCATCCCGCAGTTCTTCGTGCCCAACGTTTTTTCCTTCGCCACCGAAGGCAAGGACTTTCGGTACGGCACGGTCGGGATGCCAGTTGAGCTGTGGGGTCCATGGCGTGAAGACACAACTGACGAGAACGCGCCCGCCAAGATCGGGCTGGTCACGGTCCGTGAAGCCGTCGAAGGTGTCCTGAATCCACGGGCGGTTTTGGAGTTCGTGAGGTTCTTCACCCTCTACGCGACGGACAAGAAGCACCGCAAGATCAAGATCATCGCCCGGTTCCAGCAGTTCCAGGCAACCAACCTCATTGTGGAACGAGTCCTGCTCGGCAAAGTGAAGCAGGGCTTGATCTGGCACTTTCAGGGGTCAGGAAAATCTCTGCTGATGGTGTTCACCGCGCTGAAGCTGCGGGCGATGGCCGAGTTGACCAACCCGACGATCCTGATCGTGGTTGACCGCATCGATCTGGACACACAGATCACCGGCACCTTCAACGCCTCGGACGTGCCCGGGCTGGTCTCCACCGACTCTCGTGCCCAGTTGCAGAACCTGCTGAGTCAGCGGGCGCGAAAGATCATCATCACCACGATCCACAAGTTCGGTGAGGCACCTGGTGTGCTGGATGACCGGCAGAACATCATCGCGATGGTCGACGAAGCCCACCGGACACAGGAGGGCGATTATGGGCAGAAGATGCGCCAGGCGTTGCCGAACGCGTTCTTGTTCGGCCTGACCGGGACACCGATCAACAAGCGCGACCGCAACACGTTCATGTGGTTCGGGGCACCGGAGGACGCAGGAGGCTACCTGTCGCGCTACACCTTCCACGACTCGATCCGCGACGGTGCCACCCTCCCGCTGCACTTCGAGCCGCGACTGTCGGAGTTGCACATCGACCAGGAGGCGATCGACGCAGCGTTCGACGAGCTGGCCACCGAGGAGCGGTTGAGCGAGTCGGACAAGATCGCGTTGTCGAAGAAGGCCGCGTCGATCGAGGTGCTGATCAAGACACCATCGCGGATCGCGAAGATCGCTGCGGACATAGCCGAGCATTTCCGCGCCAAGGTCGAACCGCTGGGCTTGAAGGCGCAAGTCGTGGTCTACGACAAGGCCTCCTGTGTGGCCTACAAGACCGAGTTGGACCGGCACCTCGGGCCGGATGTGTCGACGATCGTGATGTCCAAATCCCGTGGTGGCTCACCGGATTGGGCGCCGTGGACCCCGGGCGCGGACGAACTCGAGCAGGTGCTGGCCCGGTTCAACGACCCGGCGGACCCGCTGAAGGTCATTATCGTCACCTCCAAGTTGCTGACCGGGTTCGATGCCCCGATCTTGTTCTGTCAGTACTTGGACAAGCCGTTGAAGGAGCACACGCTCCTGCAGGCGATCACCCGCACCAACCGCGTCTACCCACCCGACAAGACGCACGGCCTGATCGTGGACTACCTGGGCATCTTCGACGACGTGGCCAAGTCGTTGGCGTTCGACGAGAAGTCAGTGCAACAGGTCATCTCCAACATCGAAGAGTTGAAGAAGCAACTCGCGCTGACGATGGAAACCGCGTTGTCGTTCTTCCCCGGCGTTGACCGGACCATTGGCGGCTACGAAGGACTGGTGCAGGCACAGTCAGCCATCGCAGATGAAACCACCAAGGATGCCTTCGGGCTTGCCTACAGTGTCGTCTCCCAATTGTGGGAGGCGCTCAGCCCGGACCCGATGCTCGCGCCGTACCGCGACGACTACCGGTGGCTGACCGACGTCTACGAGTCCGTGCGTCCGTCGGATATCTCGGGCCGGCTGGTGTGGCACGCCTTGGGTGCCAAGACGATCGACCTGATCAACGAGCACGTTCAGGTCGAGATCCCGCAAGGTGACGAGACGATCGTGCTGGATGCGCAGACGATCGAAGACCTGATGACTGGCAAACGCCAGGATGTGCCGGTCGAAGAGATCGAGAAGCAGATCACCGCACGCATCGCACGCCACCTCAACAACCCCGTCTTCATCGAACTCGGACAACGCCTCAACGCGTTGCGGGACAAGTACGCCGACATCCAGCAGTCCAGCCTGGAGTTCCTGCGTGAGCTCCTCGAACTGGCCCGTGACACCGTCGCTGCAGAGAAGGAAGCCAATGATGTCCCACCGGAGGAGAAGGGCAGGGCCGCGCTCACCGATCTGTTCGAGGCGCTCAAGGGCGAGCACACACCGATCATCGTGTCCAATGTCGTCGACCGCATCGACGAGGTCGTCAGGGCTGTTAGGTTCGAGGGCTGGCAGTCCACGATCCGCGGAGATCAGGAAGTTCGGCAGGCGCTGCGCAAGACGTTGTACGTCCAGTTCAAGATCCGGGACAACGACGTCTTCGAAAAGGCGCTGAAGTACATCCGCGAGTACTACTGA
- a CDS encoding gamma-aminobutyraldehyde dehydrogenase translates to MPYQYINGRLRNGSADETLELIDPSTGIQLDTVDVASADDVESALEAARSAYNSWSRVTPGERAGVLNKLAALLERDAEDLAQLESREAGKPIRLAREFDVPGTIDNTSFFAGTARNLEGKATGEYAAGTTSSIRREAVGVVGSIAPWNYPLQMAAWKVLPAIAAGNAIVLKPSELTPSTTLRFAQLATEAGLPDGIFNVVTGPGATTGATLIAHPQVDMVSFTGSTMVGQQIIAATAATSKRTHMELGGKAPFVVFDDADLEAAAHGAVAGSLINTGQDCTAATRAYVQRPLYDAFVAAVGELYDRVVLGPTDDPATDLGPLISHQHRDRVAAMVDAARAAGSTVVTGGFAPEGPGAYYRPTLITGAAQDSDIVQNEVFGPVLVVLTFDTDDEGLALANDSRFGLAASAWTTNVHRALRATRDIRAGAVWINDHIPIVSDMPHGGYKQSGYGKDMSQYALDEYTNVKHVMFDTTGDAHKDWHRTIFAMP, encoded by the coding sequence ATGCCATATCAATACATCAACGGCCGGCTCCGAAACGGCTCCGCCGACGAGACCCTCGAACTGATCGACCCGTCCACCGGCATACAGCTCGACACGGTCGACGTCGCGAGCGCCGACGATGTCGAAAGTGCGCTCGAAGCCGCGCGATCGGCATACAACTCGTGGTCGCGAGTCACGCCCGGCGAGCGCGCCGGGGTGCTGAACAAGCTCGCGGCGTTGCTCGAACGCGATGCGGAGGATCTCGCGCAACTGGAGTCGCGCGAGGCCGGCAAGCCGATCCGGCTGGCGCGCGAGTTTGACGTGCCGGGCACCATCGACAACACCTCGTTCTTCGCCGGCACCGCGCGCAACCTGGAGGGCAAGGCGACCGGGGAGTATGCCGCAGGCACGACCAGCAGCATCCGTCGCGAGGCCGTCGGGGTCGTGGGATCCATTGCGCCCTGGAACTATCCGCTGCAGATGGCCGCGTGGAAGGTGCTGCCTGCGATCGCCGCCGGCAATGCGATCGTGCTGAAGCCGAGCGAGCTGACGCCATCCACGACGCTGCGCTTCGCGCAGCTGGCGACCGAGGCGGGGCTGCCCGACGGGATCTTCAACGTGGTCACCGGCCCGGGAGCCACGACCGGCGCGACGCTGATCGCGCATCCGCAGGTCGACATGGTGTCGTTCACCGGGTCGACGATGGTCGGGCAGCAGATCATCGCCGCGACGGCAGCGACATCGAAGCGCACCCACATGGAACTCGGCGGCAAGGCGCCCTTCGTCGTTTTCGACGACGCCGATCTCGAGGCAGCCGCCCATGGTGCGGTGGCGGGTTCGCTGATCAACACCGGTCAGGACTGCACGGCCGCGACCCGCGCCTACGTGCAGCGCCCGCTGTATGACGCCTTCGTCGCCGCGGTGGGCGAGTTGTATGACCGCGTCGTCCTCGGCCCGACGGATGACCCCGCGACCGACCTGGGGCCGCTCATCTCACACCAGCATCGCGACCGGGTGGCTGCGATGGTCGACGCGGCACGCGCCGCCGGATCCACAGTTGTGACAGGCGGTTTCGCGCCCGAAGGGCCAGGTGCGTACTACCGGCCGACGCTGATCACGGGTGCAGCGCAGGATTCGGACATCGTGCAGAACGAGGTCTTCGGACCGGTGCTGGTCGTGCTGACGTTCGACACGGATGACGAAGGGCTGGCTCTGGCGAATGACAGCCGTTTCGGCCTGGCCGCATCGGCGTGGACCACCAATGTGCACCGTGCGCTGCGGGCGACCCGCGACATACGCGCCGGCGCGGTGTGGATCAACGACCACATCCCGATCGTGAGCGACATGCCGCACGGCGGCTACAAGCAGTCCGGTTACGGCAAGGACATGAGCCAGTACGCGCTCGACGAATACACCAACGTCAAGCACGTCATGTTCGACACCACCGGCGATGCGCACAAGGACTGGCACCGAACGATTTTCGCCATGCCGTAG
- a CDS encoding PLP-dependent aminotransferase family protein, with product MFDAARLNLTERTSRGLADAVLAAIRTGDLREGDVLPPIRSLAGDLQVSPTTVSSAWSLLTRSGAIATDGRRGTRVATGTHRPSRYRRALESGNSFTLDLSTGVPDPELLPDITPALQALPGRARPTSYLDDPVLPGLTQVLLSTWPSAIEAVTVVDGAMDAMQLIADTHLRFGDVVLVEDPTFPPILDILDSIGAVAHGVAIDENGLLPGALAQSLTRFRPAMVILQPRGQNPTGASLTAERARELADTLGSHHALIVEDDATGDVASAAAVSLGDLLPDRVLHIRSFSKSFGPDLRLAAIGGPAALLNPIIDRRLFGQGWTSRLLQSLLLTLLTDDAVAAQIASARCEYARRREALVDRLRQHGVEVHARDGINLWLPVVDEAAAMVRLASRGIGVASGTPFTVRADATSAHVRVTTASLADDHDRVAAELAAAAAVGNSAGFR from the coding sequence ATGTTCGACGCAGCACGCCTCAACCTCACCGAGCGGACCAGCCGCGGGTTGGCGGACGCCGTGCTTGCGGCGATCCGCACCGGTGACCTGCGCGAAGGTGACGTGCTGCCACCGATCCGCAGCCTGGCCGGGGACCTGCAGGTCTCACCGACGACGGTGAGTTCAGCATGGTCGCTGCTCACCCGATCCGGCGCCATCGCCACCGACGGCCGCAGGGGCACGCGGGTGGCCACCGGCACCCATCGGCCCAGCCGTTACCGGCGCGCGCTCGAGTCGGGCAACTCCTTCACCCTCGACCTGTCGACGGGGGTGCCTGACCCAGAGCTGTTGCCGGACATCACGCCCGCGTTGCAGGCGCTACCCGGCCGTGCCCGCCCGACCAGCTATCTCGACGACCCTGTCCTGCCGGGCCTGACGCAGGTGCTGCTGTCGACCTGGCCGAGCGCCATCGAAGCTGTCACCGTCGTCGACGGGGCAATGGACGCCATGCAGCTCATCGCCGACACCCATCTGCGTTTCGGCGATGTGGTGCTGGTGGAGGATCCGACATTTCCGCCGATCCTCGACATCCTCGACTCGATCGGCGCGGTCGCCCACGGTGTTGCGATCGACGAAAACGGTCTGTTGCCAGGCGCTTTGGCGCAGTCGTTGACGCGGTTCCGTCCCGCCATGGTGATCCTGCAACCGCGTGGCCAGAACCCCACGGGCGCATCACTCACCGCCGAGCGCGCCCGCGAGCTCGCCGACACTCTGGGCTCGCATCACGCGCTGATCGTCGAGGACGACGCGACCGGCGACGTGGCCAGCGCCGCCGCGGTGAGCCTCGGCGACTTGCTGCCCGACCGGGTGCTGCACATCCGCAGCTTCTCCAAGTCCTTCGGTCCGGACCTGCGACTGGCGGCCATCGGTGGTCCGGCCGCTCTGCTGAACCCGATCATCGACCGGCGGCTGTTCGGCCAGGGGTGGACCTCCCGTCTGCTGCAGTCACTGCTGCTGACCCTGCTGACCGATGACGCCGTCGCCGCCCAGATCGCTTCTGCCCGCTGTGAATACGCCCGCAGGCGTGAGGCGTTGGTCGACCGGTTGCGGCAGCACGGTGTCGAGGTGCACGCGCGCGATGGCATCAACCTGTGGCTGCCCGTGGTCGACGAGGCGGCGGCGATGGTGCGCTTGGCCAGTCGGGGCATCGGCGTCGCCTCGGGCACACCGTTCACCGTGCGTGCGGACGCCACATCAGCACACGTCCGCGTGACGACCGCCTCCCTCGCCGACGATCACGATCGCGTCGCTGCCGAGCTCGCCGCCGCGGCGGCCGTCGGCAACAGCGCCGGATTCCGTTGA
- a CDS encoding CoA-acylating methylmalonate-semialdehyde dehydrogenase, with protein sequence MTERIGQWINGHLVTSDAATTSPVFNPATGEQTGALEFATPAEIDDAVRSATEAAREWRLSSLSKRSAVLFAFRQILHDRSDELAAIITAEHGKVLADAHGEIARGLENVEYACGVPELLKGGFSEQAASGVDVYSIRQPLGVVAGITPFNFPAMVPLWMCANAIAAGNAFVLKPSEKDPSASLWLAKAWQEAGLPDGVFTVIQGGKDAVDALLAHESIAAISFVGSTPIAKYIYETGTAAGKRVQALGGAKNHALVLPDADLGVAADAIVSAAYGAAGERCMALSVAVAVGDVADKLVDAIATRLPKLVVGDGTKPGTDMGPLITAEHRDKVAGYIDAGEESGATVVVDGRTGDLPEGGFFLGTTLLDNVTTQMSVYTDEIFGPVLDVVRVDTYEEGLALINANPFANGTAIFTRDGGAARQFQFDVEVGMVGINVPIPVPVAYYSFGGWKASLFGDTHMYGPEGINFYTRGKVVTSRWPDPATSSVDLGFPRTR encoded by the coding sequence ATGACTGAGCGCATCGGGCAGTGGATCAACGGACATCTCGTCACGTCGGACGCTGCGACAACGTCCCCCGTGTTCAACCCCGCGACCGGTGAGCAGACCGGTGCGCTCGAGTTCGCGACGCCGGCCGAGATCGACGATGCCGTCCGCAGCGCGACCGAGGCCGCCCGCGAGTGGCGTCTGTCGTCGTTGTCCAAGCGCAGCGCCGTGCTGTTCGCCTTCCGGCAGATCCTCCACGACCGCTCCGACGAGCTCGCCGCGATCATCACCGCCGAGCACGGCAAAGTGCTCGCCGACGCGCACGGCGAGATCGCCCGCGGCCTGGAAAACGTCGAATACGCCTGCGGTGTGCCGGAATTGCTCAAGGGCGGCTTCAGCGAGCAGGCCGCCTCAGGGGTCGACGTCTACTCGATCCGTCAGCCGCTCGGCGTCGTCGCCGGCATCACCCCGTTCAACTTCCCCGCCATGGTGCCGCTGTGGATGTGCGCCAATGCGATCGCCGCAGGCAACGCCTTCGTGCTCAAGCCCAGCGAGAAGGATCCGTCGGCTTCGCTCTGGTTGGCGAAGGCGTGGCAGGAGGCAGGGCTGCCCGACGGAGTGTTCACCGTCATACAGGGCGGCAAGGACGCCGTCGATGCGCTGCTGGCCCACGAGTCCATCGCGGCGATCAGCTTCGTCGGCTCGACGCCGATCGCGAAGTACATCTACGAAACCGGCACCGCCGCGGGCAAGCGTGTGCAGGCCCTCGGCGGCGCCAAGAACCACGCGCTGGTGCTGCCCGACGCCGACCTCGGCGTTGCCGCCGACGCGATCGTGTCAGCGGCATACGGCGCGGCCGGTGAGCGCTGTATGGCGCTGTCCGTCGCCGTGGCCGTCGGTGACGTGGCCGACAAACTCGTCGACGCGATCGCCACCCGACTGCCGAAGCTGGTCGTCGGCGACGGCACGAAGCCAGGCACCGACATGGGTCCGCTCATCACCGCCGAGCACCGTGACAAGGTGGCCGGATACATCGACGCCGGAGAGGAATCCGGCGCCACGGTCGTCGTCGACGGACGCACCGGCGACCTGCCCGAAGGCGGCTTCTTCCTCGGCACCACGTTGCTGGACAACGTGACCACCCAGATGAGCGTCTACACCGACGAGATCTTCGGGCCGGTGCTCGACGTCGTCCGCGTCGACACCTACGAGGAGGGCCTGGCGCTGATCAACGCCAACCCGTTCGCCAACGGCACCGCCATCTTCACGCGCGACGGCGGCGCGGCGCGGCAGTTCCAGTTCGACGTCGAGGTCGGCATGGTCGGCATCAACGTGCCGATCCCGGTGCCGGTCGCCTACTACTCGTTCGGCGGCTGGAAGGCCTCGCTGTTCGGCGACACCCACATGTACGGCCCGGAGGGCATCAACTTCTACACGCGCGGCAAGGTGGTCACGTCACGGTGGCCCGACCCGGCGACATCGTCGGTCGATCTCGGCTTCCCCCGCACCCGCTGA
- a CDS encoding aspartate aminotransferase family protein has translation MSNPLAGIPTQESEVRSLDRAHVFHSWSAQAKIDPLPIASAQGSYFTDYEGNRYLDFSSQLVNVNIGYQHPRLIAAIQEYVAKLATIQPAFANDARSEAARLITELAGPSFRSVFFTNGGAEANENAIRMARLHTGRPKVLAAYRSYHGATHGVIGLTGDPRRWGTEPFTVPGIVHFWGPYPYRSAFYSQTPEQETERALQHLRDTIMVEGAGTIAAIILEPVVGTNGVLVPPPGYLAGVRQLCDEHGILLIADEVMAGFGRCGEWFAVHHWDVVPDLITFAKGVNSGYVPLGGVIVSDVVASTFDDRVYPGGLTYQGHPLACASAVASIEIFKDEKILENARFLGTDVIGPELEKIADKHPSVGEVRGLGVFWAVELVKDKTTREPLVPYNASGAAATPMNDFAAACKARGMWPMTHFNRTHVVPPCTTTEAEVREGLAILDEALDVADSFCDA, from the coding sequence ATGAGCAACCCGTTGGCCGGAATCCCCACCCAGGAGTCCGAGGTCCGCAGCCTGGACCGGGCGCACGTCTTCCACTCGTGGTCCGCGCAGGCGAAGATCGACCCGCTGCCGATCGCGTCCGCGCAGGGCTCGTATTTCACCGACTACGAGGGCAATCGCTATCTCGACTTCTCCTCGCAGTTGGTCAACGTCAACATCGGCTACCAGCACCCGCGGCTGATCGCGGCGATCCAGGAGTATGTCGCAAAGCTCGCGACCATCCAGCCGGCCTTCGCCAATGATGCGCGCTCGGAGGCCGCACGACTGATCACCGAACTGGCCGGTCCGAGCTTCCGCAGCGTGTTCTTCACCAACGGTGGAGCCGAGGCCAACGAGAACGCCATCCGGATGGCGCGGTTGCACACCGGACGGCCGAAAGTCCTTGCGGCATACCGCAGTTACCACGGCGCGACGCACGGGGTGATCGGTCTGACCGGTGACCCGAGGCGCTGGGGCACCGAGCCCTTCACCGTGCCGGGCATCGTGCACTTCTGGGGGCCGTACCCCTACCGGTCGGCGTTCTATTCGCAGACTCCGGAGCAGGAGACCGAGCGTGCGCTGCAGCACCTGCGCGACACGATCATGGTCGAAGGTGCCGGCACCATCGCCGCGATCATCCTCGAACCGGTCGTGGGGACCAACGGTGTCCTCGTGCCGCCTCCGGGATACCTGGCAGGTGTGCGACAGCTCTGCGACGAGCACGGCATCCTGCTGATCGCCGACGAGGTCATGGCCGGCTTCGGCCGGTGCGGCGAGTGGTTCGCCGTGCATCACTGGGATGTCGTGCCGGACCTGATCACCTTCGCCAAGGGCGTGAACTCCGGCTATGTGCCGCTCGGTGGCGTGATCGTGTCCGACGTCGTCGCGAGCACCTTCGACGACCGCGTCTACCCGGGCGGCCTGACGTACCAAGGACATCCGCTGGCGTGCGCCTCGGCGGTCGCGTCGATCGAGATCTTCAAGGACGAGAAGATCCTTGAGAATGCGCGCTTCCTCGGCACCGATGTGATCGGCCCGGAGCTGGAGAAGATCGCCGACAAGCACCCGTCTGTCGGTGAGGTCCGCGGGCTCGGTGTGTTCTGGGCGGTGGAGTTGGTCAAGGACAAGACGACGCGCGAACCCCTCGTGCCCTACAACGCCTCGGGTGCCGCCGCCACGCCGATGAACGACTTCGCCGCTGCCTGCAAGGCGCGCGGCATGTGGCCGATGACGCACTTCAACCGCACCCACGTCGTGCCGCCGTGCACCACCACCGAGGCCGAGGTCCGCGAGGGTCTGGCGATCCTCGACGAGGCGCTCGACGTCGCAGACTCCTTCTGCGACGCCTGA